In the genome of Vicinamibacteria bacterium, one region contains:
- a CDS encoding ABC transporter permease subunit produces MRRLIPWGTRGPADSRAWFADPLVFACGLALFYGVIALAQRWLAPFVPGPEISLDPRRLPLYAGYSLLRMALAYVLSLGFALVYGYLAATRPRLERFMIPALDVLQSIPVLSFLPGVVLAMVALFPHREIGVELGSIVLIFTGQVWNLAFGFYSSVKSIPRDLEEAAYVCHFGRWQRFSRLVLPHAAIGLVWNSMMSVAGGWFFLMACEMFVLGSRDFRLPGLGSYLQTAASAGDMRHILWGLLVLVAVIVLLDLLIWRPLITWADRFKIEQVQAVTQPHAPVLELLRRSSAVAWFKRRVTGPIDARLLAWLPASTVLPASVPIQPRGRRVLNRVVGAVFLALVAYAIFRAVLLLAQLSRADLLEIAAGTGATFVRVLIALVLGLAWTVPVGVRIGLSPRLARLAQPLAQVAASIPATALFP; encoded by the coding sequence GTGCGTCGCCTAATCCCCTGGGGGACCCGCGGACCGGCGGATTCGCGGGCTTGGTTCGCCGACCCCCTGGTCTTTGCCTGCGGCCTCGCTCTTTTCTACGGAGTCATCGCCCTCGCCCAGCGCTGGCTCGCCCCCTTTGTGCCCGGGCCCGAGATCTCCCTTGACCCCCGGAGGCTCCCCCTCTACGCCGGCTATTCCCTCCTGCGAATGGCCCTCGCCTATGTGCTGAGCCTGGGCTTCGCCCTCGTCTACGGCTACTTGGCCGCCACCCGACCCCGCCTCGAGCGGTTCATGATCCCGGCCCTCGACGTGCTGCAGTCCATCCCGGTGCTGAGCTTCCTACCCGGGGTGGTCCTGGCGATGGTCGCGCTCTTCCCGCACCGGGAGATCGGGGTGGAGCTCGGCTCCATCGTGCTCATCTTCACGGGCCAGGTCTGGAACCTCGCCTTCGGGTTCTATTCCTCCGTCAAGTCCATCCCCCGGGACCTGGAGGAGGCAGCCTACGTCTGCCACTTCGGACGCTGGCAGCGGTTCAGCCGGCTGGTGCTCCCCCACGCCGCCATCGGCCTTGTCTGGAACTCGATGATGTCCGTGGCCGGAGGCTGGTTCTTCCTGATGGCTTGCGAGATGTTTGTCCTGGGCAGCCGCGACTTCCGGTTGCCCGGCCTGGGCTCGTACCTGCAGACCGCGGCCAGCGCCGGGGACATGCGCCACATCCTGTGGGGCCTTCTCGTGCTCGTCGCCGTCATCGTCCTCCTAGACCTCTTGATCTGGCGCCCCCTCATCACCTGGGCCGACCGTTTCAAGATCGAGCAGGTTCAGGCCGTGACCCAGCCCCATGCGCCGGTCCTGGAGCTTCTGCGCCGCTCCTCCGCGGTGGCCTGGTTCAAGCGGCGGGTCACGGGCCCCATAGACGCCCGCCTGCTCGCCTGGCTCCCCGCATCCACCGTCCTTCCCGCCTCCGTCCCCATCCAACCGCGGGGACGCCGCGTCCTCAACCGGGTCGTGGGGGCCGTGTTCCTGGCCCTGGTCGCCTACGCCATATTCCGGGCCGTCCTCCTCTTGGCCCAGTTGTCCCGCGCCGACCTGCTGGAGATCGCGGCCGGCACGGGGGCGACCTTCGTGAGGGTTCTGATCGCGCTCGTGCTGGGCCTGGCCTGGACCGTCCCCGTGGGCGTGCGCATCGGCCTCTCCCCCCGCCTCGCCCGGCTTGCCCAACCCCTAGCCCAAGTGGCGGCATCCATCCCCGCCACCGCGCTTTTTCCGA
- a CDS encoding nitrate/sulfonate/bicarbonate ABC transporter ATP-binding protein, translated as MQAPNGPIIEARAVEKFFAGPDGHRIQVIAPTDLAVEADKIVAVLGPSGSGKSTLLRILAGLAAPSAGEVLWHGAALRTQVPNVAVVFQSFALFPWLTVIENVEAPLMALGLRPIERHKRALRILNTVGLDGFEGAYPKELSGGMKQRVGFARALVVQPEVLFMDEPFSNLDVLTAETLRDELMDLWLDKKIPTRAIFMVTHNIEETVLLADRVVLFGSNPGRIRASIVVDLPRPRDRKAPRFLELVDHTYRILTQPETVRAQPTPAAGPARERYPMIPHARPGGVSGLLEILSDRGGRDDVYRIAEDLVMEADDLLPILDAAALLGFVRVSEGDVEITPEGRAFAEAEKDTRKALFREAALQRVPLLRQIDRALRAKADRTLPEEFFHDLLDEHFSEEEARRQLDTAIHWGRYAGFLDYDADRGRLFLTEA; from the coding sequence ATGCAGGCTCCGAACGGACCCATTATCGAGGCTCGCGCGGTCGAGAAGTTCTTCGCCGGCCCCGACGGGCACCGCATCCAGGTCATCGCGCCCACCGACCTCGCGGTGGAGGCGGACAAGATCGTGGCCGTCCTCGGGCCCTCCGGCTCCGGCAAGTCCACGCTCTTGCGCATCCTGGCCGGCCTCGCCGCTCCCTCCGCGGGCGAGGTCCTCTGGCACGGCGCCGCCCTGCGCACCCAAGTTCCCAACGTGGCCGTGGTCTTCCAAAGCTTCGCGCTCTTCCCCTGGTTGACCGTGATCGAGAACGTGGAGGCGCCGCTGATGGCCCTCGGCCTGCGCCCAATCGAGAGGCACAAGCGCGCCCTGCGCATCCTGAACACGGTCGGGCTGGACGGTTTCGAGGGCGCCTACCCGAAGGAACTGTCGGGAGGCATGAAGCAGCGGGTTGGTTTTGCGCGGGCCCTGGTCGTGCAGCCCGAGGTGCTCTTCATGGACGAGCCCTTTTCCAACCTCGACGTGCTGACCGCGGAGACCCTGCGCGACGAGCTGATGGATCTCTGGCTCGACAAGAAGATCCCCACCCGTGCCATTTTCATGGTGACCCACAACATCGAGGAGACGGTGCTGCTCGCGGATAGGGTGGTCCTCTTCGGAAGCAACCCCGGGCGCATCCGGGCTAGCATCGTGGTGGACCTACCCCGGCCCCGTGACCGCAAGGCCCCTCGGTTCCTGGAGCTCGTGGACCATACCTATCGGATCCTGACCCAACCGGAGACGGTCCGCGCGCAACCCACTCCCGCCGCCGGCCCCGCCCGCGAGCGCTACCCGATGATCCCCCACGCTCGGCCGGGCGGGGTCTCGGGACTGCTCGAGATCCTCTCCGACCGCGGCGGGCGGGACGACGTCTACCGCATTGCCGAAGACCTGGTGATGGAGGCAGACGACCTCCTGCCCATCCTGGATGCGGCGGCCCTGCTCGGCTTCGTGCGGGTGAGCGAGGGCGACGTCGAGATCACCCCCGAGGGACGGGCTTTTGCGGAGGCGGAGAAGGACACCCGAAAGGCCCTGTTCCGGGAGGCCGCTCTCCAGCGCGTCCCCCTGCTGCGGCAGATCGATCGCGCGCTCCGGGCCAAGGCGGACCGCACTCTCCCCGAGGAGTTCTTCCACGACCTCCTCGATGAGCACTTCTCGGAGGAGGAGGCCCGGCGCCAGCTCGACACCGCCATCCACTGGGGCCGCTACGCCGGGTTCCTGGACTACGACGCGGACCGGGGACGGCTTTTTCTGACCGAGGCTTGA
- a CDS encoding thioesterase family protein, with protein MFTTSILVRFGDLDGAGIAYYPNLVNFLHESFEDFFTGHVGRPYPEVFKGGLGLPTVKVEMEFFAPVHYGDRVDVGVVVERVGTSSVQIRYEGSVQGKPVFRARNTAVIVDMKTFKPTAIPAWLRERLQAAMEAPAAQPAS; from the coding sequence TTGTTCACAACCTCGATCCTCGTCCGTTTCGGAGACCTTGATGGCGCGGGGATCGCCTACTACCCCAACCTCGTGAACTTTCTCCATGAATCCTTCGAGGACTTCTTCACCGGCCACGTGGGCCGCCCCTATCCCGAGGTCTTCAAAGGGGGCCTGGGCCTGCCCACGGTCAAGGTGGAGATGGAGTTCTTCGCCCCCGTCCACTACGGAGACCGCGTGGACGTGGGCGTGGTGGTGGAGCGAGTGGGGACCTCTTCCGTGCAGATCCGGTATGAAGGCTCGGTTCAGGGGAAGCCGGTCTTCCGCGCCCGCAACACCGCCGTGATCGTGGACATGAAGACCTTCAAGCCGACGGCCATCCCAGCCTGGCTGCGCGAGCGCCTCCAGGCGGCCATGGAAGCTCCGGCCGCCCAGCCCGCCTCCTGA
- a CDS encoding outer membrane beta-barrel protein — protein sequence MRLGLSLVACLLPVAAFAGDIELAGYVGPAVPFYDQTFRYDPGTLVPPFRGVTIQQQGVFSLEAKGGLAFGGGLAWYFLGPVGLEARIDTAGADVRTTGARYQVSVALPAPLPPLSSDLDLGTGTVNLDRLRPLSLNVKIRTPGSVRLTLSGGASYLPAFGFGVTQTVGLGVTGLGRSFQIDVATLAFRAQNVDEGHWGWNVGGGGQVKLAPHVALLAEGRYFQFGEERLNWGRADPRPLSGFEEALLHEVERRLPPVVFAPKFFQVTAGIAVGF from the coding sequence ATGAGACTCGGCCTGAGCCTGGTGGCCTGTCTGTTGCCCGTTGCGGCCTTCGCCGGGGACATCGAACTCGCCGGTTATGTCGGGCCGGCCGTGCCCTTCTACGATCAGACCTTCCGCTATGACCCGGGCACTCTGGTCCCTCCCTTTCGTGGCGTCACCATTCAGCAGCAGGGCGTCTTCTCGCTCGAGGCCAAAGGCGGGCTCGCTTTCGGCGGCGGACTCGCCTGGTACTTCCTAGGCCCGGTAGGGTTGGAAGCTCGAATCGACACCGCGGGCGCGGACGTGCGCACGACGGGCGCGCGTTACCAGGTGAGCGTGGCCCTTCCCGCCCCCCTCCCCCCTCTTTCCAGCGATCTGGACCTGGGCACAGGGACCGTGAACTTGGACCGGCTCCGCCCCCTCTCGCTGAACGTGAAGATCCGGACGCCCGGCTCGGTTCGACTCACCCTGTCCGGGGGAGCCAGCTACCTCCCGGCCTTCGGCTTCGGGGTCACGCAGACCGTGGGGCTGGGTGTCACCGGCCTGGGCCGGAGTTTTCAAATCGACGTCGCGACCCTCGCTTTTCGGGCCCAGAATGTGGACGAGGGTCACTGGGGCTGGAATGTGGGAGGGGGCGGGCAAGTCAAGCTGGCGCCCCACGTCGCCCTCCTTGCGGAGGGCCGCTATTTCCAATTCGGCGAGGAACGCCTCAACTGGGGCCGGGCCGACCCGCGCCCCCTCTCTGGGTTCGAGGAGGCTCTGCTGCACGAAGTTGAGCGCCGCCTGCCCCCGGTGGTCTTTGCTCCCAAGTTCTTCCAGGTCACGGCGGGCATAGCCGTGGGTTTTTGA
- a CDS encoding flavin reductase family protein has translation MPLDSQSFRRALGQFASGVTVVTTRDAAGRPQGLTVSAFCSVSLEPPLVLVCVDRRSEVNPGLLTSGLFGVSVLAEDQEPMSRRFAGGGDEKFSGLSLLAGESGVPLLPGALVHIECRVASAHVGGDHTIYLGEVLRLAVSPGRPLLYHGSSYRRLDPER, from the coding sequence ATGCCTCTCGACTCCCAGTCGTTCCGAAGGGCCCTCGGCCAGTTCGCGAGCGGCGTCACGGTGGTGACCACCCGCGACGCCGCCGGCCGGCCCCAGGGGCTCACGGTGAGCGCCTTCTGTTCGGTGAGCCTCGAGCCCCCGCTCGTCCTCGTATGCGTGGACCGGCGCTCCGAGGTGAACCCGGGACTGCTCACCTCCGGCCTGTTCGGGGTCAGCGTTCTGGCCGAGGACCAGGAGCCGATGTCGCGCCGCTTCGCGGGGGGCGGGGACGAGAAATTCAGCGGGCTCTCCCTGCTCGCGGGAGAGAGCGGCGTGCCCCTCCTCCCGGGCGCCCTCGTCCACATCGAGTGCCGCGTGGCCTCGGCCCATGTGGGCGGCGATCACACCATCTACTTGGGGGAGGTCCTCCGGCTGGCAGTGTCGCCCGGCCGTCCCCTGCTCTACCATGGCAGTTCATACCGCCGCCTGGACCCGGAACGTTGA
- a CDS encoding creatininase family protein translates to MPENIVISEMTWTEVEQAMKDRPVALLPVGATEAHGPHLPVSTDTVIATEMARRGAAKLKERGIPSLILPPVAFTVADYGAEFPGTITVSPDTAAALLRDLCVGTAKRFRAVALCNIHLEPGHLESVRKGVEEARKVGASVCFTDLTKKRWAEQLGEAFLAGDHAGAFETSLMMAAAPDMVREKTRISLPPMDGLMPALKKGAKTFAEAGGEDAYFGDPTAASAEEGENLFEALSEILALSVMEHLGSKA, encoded by the coding sequence ATGCCTGAGAACATCGTGATCTCCGAGATGACCTGGACCGAGGTGGAGCAGGCGATGAAGGACCGCCCGGTCGCCCTCCTACCCGTGGGCGCCACCGAGGCCCATGGCCCCCACCTCCCCGTCTCCACCGACACCGTGATCGCCACCGAGATGGCACGCCGGGGGGCAGCCAAGCTGAAGGAGCGCGGCATCCCCTCCCTCATCCTGCCCCCGGTCGCTTTTACGGTAGCCGACTACGGGGCCGAATTCCCTGGGACCATCACCGTGTCTCCAGACACCGCGGCGGCCCTGCTGAGGGACCTCTGCGTGGGCACGGCCAAGCGATTCCGAGCGGTCGCTCTCTGCAACATCCACCTTGAGCCGGGGCACCTGGAGTCCGTCAGGAAAGGTGTAGAGGAGGCGCGGAAGGTGGGAGCCAGTGTCTGCTTCACGGACCTCACCAAGAAGCGCTGGGCGGAGCAGCTAGGCGAAGCCTTCCTGGCCGGGGACCACGCGGGGGCCTTTGAGACCTCGCTCATGATGGCGGCTGCCCCCGACATGGTCCGGGAGAAGACCCGCATCAGCCTTCCGCCTATGGACGGGCTCATGCCCGCGCTCAAGAAAGGCGCCAAGACCTTCGCGGAGGCGGGGGGCGAGGATGCGTACTTCGGCGACCCCACCGCGGCCTCGGCGGAGGAAGGGGAGAACCTATTCGAGGCCCTCTCGGAGATCCTCGCCCTCTCCGTAATGGAGCACCTGGGAAGCAAGGCCTAG
- a CDS encoding M1 family metallopeptidase, with protein MRLRAIVLTLGGLSLLPFSWEPTRGDQGPLFKLPPLEASYPLPPLPVHSARNANYTIEARLLPRAHTIEGHLVLEWRNTSDSTLATFPFHLYWNAFRNNLSTSARGQGRRAARPGPESEGDRRFGYIQVRSIRLLGEHAEDLTASLHYIQPDDGNPEDRTVMEVSAKTPLAPGATARFEVEWTARIPYGNVGRAGWVHDYHFIVQWFPKIGVYWKGGWNCHQFHATTEFFADYGVYDVRLTLPRGYVVGATGLRKDRTENPDGTETLRYVQEDVHDFAWTASQRFLERTSRFADPGYPPVDIRLLVQPEHAHLAERYLEATKIALRSHGAWSVPYPYPQLTVVDPAWGSASGGMEYPTLFTGGAYVWAPPALQSPEGVTIHEAGHQFWYALVGNNEFEEAWLDEGFNTYHTTEGAFFALGPRGWGHRYFGPQAGRGARSGWPVVAPGVWIGRGQEDLSGLRRTGRSDLMVRRAWEYRSADSYRVNSYGKPALTLQTLEALLGDETMTRVLRTYARRFTFGHPTTEDFISTVNEVTGQDYRWFFDQTWFSSDLCDYAISVENKPQRVLEGFKDGPEGVPVLVPGGGKKKGQGPYDSEVTVRRLGGVKLPVEVLVEFADGRRVNETWDGQYRWKRFSYHGPAKVVRAVVDPQGKLVIDVNPANNTWVEEEGTARRAALKWSARWMFWLQNLLELHSILG; from the coding sequence ATGCGGCTTCGAGCCATCGTCCTGACCCTTGGCGGCCTGAGCCTTCTGCCATTCTCTTGGGAGCCCACCCGGGGTGACCAAGGCCCCTTATTCAAGCTGCCTCCGCTGGAGGCGTCGTATCCCCTGCCGCCCCTGCCCGTGCACTCCGCACGGAATGCCAACTACACGATCGAGGCCCGCCTCCTGCCTAGGGCGCACACGATCGAGGGTCATCTGGTGCTCGAGTGGCGGAACACCAGCGACTCCACTCTCGCCACCTTCCCGTTCCACCTCTACTGGAACGCCTTCCGCAACAACCTCTCCACCTCCGCCCGCGGCCAAGGACGCCGGGCGGCCCGCCCGGGTCCGGAATCGGAGGGCGACCGCCGCTTCGGCTACATCCAGGTCCGCTCCATCCGCCTCCTTGGCGAGCACGCCGAGGACCTCACAGCGAGTCTCCACTACATCCAGCCCGACGACGGGAACCCCGAGGACCGGACGGTGATGGAGGTCTCCGCGAAGACCCCCCTCGCGCCCGGGGCCACCGCCCGCTTCGAGGTCGAGTGGACAGCGCGTATCCCCTACGGCAACGTGGGCCGCGCGGGCTGGGTCCACGACTATCACTTCATCGTCCAGTGGTTTCCCAAGATCGGCGTCTACTGGAAAGGAGGCTGGAACTGTCACCAGTTTCACGCCACCACCGAGTTCTTCGCCGACTACGGTGTCTACGACGTCCGTTTGACCTTGCCCCGGGGCTACGTGGTCGGCGCCACCGGCCTGCGTAAGGACCGCACGGAGAACCCGGATGGGACCGAGACCCTGCGCTACGTGCAGGAGGACGTGCACGACTTCGCGTGGACCGCCAGCCAGCGTTTTCTGGAGCGCACGAGCCGGTTCGCGGACCCCGGTTACCCCCCGGTGGACATCCGGCTTCTCGTCCAGCCCGAGCACGCCCACCTGGCCGAGCGCTACCTCGAGGCCACGAAGATCGCCTTGCGCAGCCACGGGGCCTGGTCCGTCCCCTACCCTTACCCGCAGCTCACGGTGGTGGACCCGGCCTGGGGATCCGCCTCGGGGGGAATGGAGTACCCCACCCTCTTCACGGGGGGCGCTTACGTCTGGGCCCCCCCCGCCCTCCAGAGCCCGGAGGGGGTGACGATCCACGAGGCAGGTCACCAGTTCTGGTACGCCCTGGTGGGCAACAACGAATTCGAAGAGGCCTGGCTCGACGAGGGCTTCAACACATATCACACCACCGAGGGCGCGTTCTTCGCCCTCGGCCCTCGGGGGTGGGGGCATCGCTACTTCGGTCCCCAGGCCGGACGCGGCGCCCGCAGCGGCTGGCCGGTGGTGGCCCCGGGGGTTTGGATCGGGCGGGGGCAGGAGGATCTCTCCGGCCTGCGTCGGACGGGGCGGAGCGACCTGATGGTCCGGCGGGCTTGGGAGTACCGAAGCGCGGACTCCTACCGCGTCAACTCCTACGGCAAGCCTGCGCTCACCCTGCAGACCCTGGAGGCCCTCCTCGGCGACGAGACCATGACCCGCGTCCTTCGCACGTACGCCCGGAGATTCACTTTCGGGCACCCCACGACCGAGGACTTCATATCCACCGTCAACGAAGTCACCGGCCAGGACTACCGCTGGTTCTTCGACCAAACCTGGTTCTCGAGTGACCTTTGCGACTACGCCATTTCCGTGGAGAACAAGCCGCAGCGAGTCCTCGAGGGATTCAAGGATGGTCCGGAGGGTGTTCCCGTCCTCGTCCCCGGGGGCGGGAAGAAGAAGGGCCAGGGCCCCTACGACTCCGAGGTCACGGTCCGTCGCCTGGGCGGGGTCAAGCTGCCGGTGGAGGTGCTCGTGGAGTTCGCGGACGGGCGGAGGGTGAACGAGACCTGGGACGGCCAATATCGATGGAAGCGCTTCTCCTACCACGGGCCGGCCAAGGTGGTGCGGGCGGTCGTCGATCCCCAGGGCAAGCTCGTCATCGACGTTAACCCCGCCAATAACACGTGGGTGGAGGAGGAGGGCACCGCCCGCCGCGCGGCCCTCAAGTGGTCGGCACGCTGGATGTTCTGGCTCCAGAACCTGCTGGAGCTGCACTCCATCCTCGGGTGA
- a CDS encoding sigma factor-like helix-turn-helix DNA-binding protein, giving the protein MWASQDVTVPRTDAESGPIGHGQPLLGSQPAAGRRFQSSAPINSSAISAGPDRRVAEALGGRDRPLPGRYRSLFVFREVEGLSMAETADCLKVSPETVKTRLLRARGLLREELLARAGSLPRMPAPSTSRAATEW; this is encoded by the coding sequence ATGTGGGCGAGTCAGGATGTCACGGTACCACGAACCGACGCCGAGTCCGGTCCAATAGGTCATGGGCAGCCTCTGCTCGGGTCGCAACCGGCTGCCGGGCGTCGCTTTCAGTCAAGCGCTCCGATCAACTCCAGCGCCATCTCGGCAGGCCCTGACCGGCGAGTTGCGGAGGCTCTCGGAGGTCGCGATCGACCCCTTCCCGGAAGATACCGCTCCCTCTTCGTGTTCCGCGAGGTGGAGGGCCTGAGCATGGCCGAGACCGCGGACTGCTTAAAGGTCAGCCCGGAAACCGTGAAGACGCGGCTTCTTCGGGCCCGCGGACTCCTCCGAGAAGAGCTCCTCGCGCGCGCGGGATCGTTACCGCGGATGCCTGCTCCTTCCACCTCTCGCGCTGCGACCGAGTGGTGA
- a CDS encoding demethoxyubiquinone hydroxylase family protein codes for MAAGTARERLVAQLQLAYSGELAAGYAYRGHWHSLRDVAERTRIREIEEEEWHHRQLVGDMLRGLEAGPRAVRELVFFIIGRTLGTACHLVGWLLPMYGAGRLESSNVKEYEDAALYARDCGHPELIDCLLTMAEVEWEHERYFREKTVGHPWSKYLPRWRIPGPKESIRGPFPGFRPGDQPVPAPPAPPAGDETRTATPS; via the coding sequence ATGGCGGCGGGGACGGCCCGAGAGCGCCTGGTCGCCCAGCTCCAGCTCGCCTACTCCGGCGAGCTGGCCGCCGGATACGCCTACCGTGGGCACTGGCATTCGCTCCGGGACGTCGCGGAGCGGACGCGCATCCGGGAGATCGAGGAGGAAGAGTGGCACCACCGGCAGCTGGTAGGGGACATGCTCCGTGGTCTCGAGGCAGGCCCGCGCGCGGTCCGCGAGCTGGTCTTTTTCATCATCGGGCGGACCCTGGGCACCGCGTGTCACCTCGTGGGCTGGCTCCTGCCCATGTACGGAGCCGGGCGGCTGGAGAGCAGCAACGTAAAGGAGTACGAAGACGCCGCCCTCTACGCTCGCGACTGCGGTCATCCCGAACTCATCGACTGCCTGCTGACCATGGCCGAAGTGGAATGGGAACACGAACGGTATTTCCGGGAGAAAACGGTCGGGCATCCCTGGAGTAAGTACTTGCCCCGCTGGCGGATTCCCGGTCCCAAGGAAAGCATCCGCGGCCCCTTCCCCGGCTTCCGGCCGGGGGATCAGCCGGTCCCTGCGCCTCCCGCACCCCCCGCCGGGGATGAAACCAGGACGGCCACCCCGAGCTAG
- a CDS encoding NADH:flavin oxidoreductase, which produces MLLPTAAASTPFGVASWTAASRARWERRRTTRTQTDALTPDLPLNAVDPERARARLFRPLPIGKGGRVLPNRIWLPAMVTWRATEDGVVTDAVREIYLRYALGAPGMIVLEAIGIRDVASGPLLRLSHDRFVPGLKALVAEMRLACRSLIIPQIIDFLKVAARKTTRVFMEGMVTRGRLLPSVLDVSDQEFEANLETYLPHPRQRRDFLFGYRQTVADLDLAEIQRIPGWFAAAARRARACGFDGVELHFAHAYTIASFLSVTNPRTDRYGGSFENRMRLAREVIEEVRGAVGEDFLLGCRYLGSEDILGDDGKIAGNDLEEAERIGVELARAGLDFLSISRGGKFDDARQPPIGEAVYPYTGHSGHKCIPRDKKDPVGVNAYLAAGIRGALRGAGFSIPVVTAGKIHTFEQAESILREEKADIVGMARALLADPDLPRKWLAGADLNSRACVFCPFCEQEDQHHRVVTCTLWPKPEDDHRKRLTPAVWQPDRAFDPRGTFRSRSPA; this is translated from the coding sequence GTGCTCCTCCCGACCGCCGCGGCTTCGACGCCCTTCGGCGTCGCCTCATGGACAGCGGCCTCGAGAGCGAGATGGGAGAGGAGGAGGACGACGAGGACGCAGACTGACGCGCTCACGCCCGATCTCCCGCTGAACGCGGTCGACCCCGAGCGCGCCCGCGCCCGCCTCTTCAGGCCTCTGCCCATCGGAAAAGGGGGCCGGGTCCTGCCCAACCGGATCTGGCTTCCCGCCATGGTCACCTGGCGGGCCACCGAGGATGGGGTGGTGACGGACGCGGTGCGCGAGATTTATCTTCGCTATGCCCTTGGGGCCCCGGGCATGATCGTGCTCGAGGCCATTGGCATCCGGGACGTGGCCAGCGGTCCCCTCCTCCGCCTCAGCCACGACCGCTTCGTACCCGGGCTCAAGGCCCTGGTCGCGGAGATGCGCTTGGCCTGCCGCTCCTTGATCATTCCCCAGATCATCGACTTCCTGAAGGTCGCCGCCCGCAAGACCACCCGCGTCTTCATGGAAGGCATGGTGACGCGGGGGCGGCTCCTCCCGTCGGTACTGGATGTAAGCGACCAGGAGTTCGAGGCCAACCTCGAGACCTATCTGCCCCACCCGCGTCAGCGCCGTGACTTCCTCTTTGGCTACCGGCAGACGGTGGCGGACCTTGACCTCGCGGAGATTCAGCGGATCCCGGGATGGTTCGCGGCGGCGGCCCGGCGCGCCCGGGCCTGCGGCTTCGACGGCGTAGAGCTCCATTTCGCGCACGCCTATACCATCGCCTCCTTCCTGTCCGTGACCAACCCCCGCACCGACCGCTATGGGGGCAGCTTCGAGAACCGGATGCGGCTGGCCCGCGAGGTGATCGAGGAGGTGAGGGGGGCGGTGGGCGAGGACTTCCTCCTGGGCTGCCGGTACCTCGGCTCCGAGGACATCCTGGGCGATGACGGCAAGATTGCGGGCAACGACCTCGAGGAGGCAGAGCGGATTGGGGTCGAGCTGGCCCGGGCCGGCCTCGATTTCCTCTCCATCTCCCGGGGCGGGAAGTTCGACGACGCCCGGCAGCCCCCGATCGGGGAGGCCGTCTACCCCTACACCGGCCACAGCGGGCACAAGTGCATCCCCCGGGACAAGAAGGACCCGGTCGGAGTCAACGCCTACCTGGCCGCGGGAATCCGGGGGGCACTGCGGGGGGCGGGCTTTTCGATCCCCGTAGTCACCGCCGGCAAGATCCACACCTTCGAGCAGGCGGAGTCCATCCTGCGCGAAGAAAAGGCGGACATCGTGGGCATGGCGCGGGCCCTGCTAGCCGACCCCGACTTGCCTCGGAAGTGGCTGGCCGGCGCCGACCTCAACTCGCGGGCGTGCGTGTTCTGCCCGTTCTGCGAGCAAGAGGATCAGCACCACCGGGTGGTGACCTGCACGCTTTGGCCGAAGCCCGAAGACGACCACCGGAAGCGACTGACCCCCGCCGTCTGGCAGCCGGACCGGGCCTTCGACCCGAGGGGAACCTTCCGGAGCCGCTCTCCTGCCTGA